The window TGAAAAAAATCATTTTATCAGTCCTGTTTTTATCCATTGTTTTTACATGTTTTCCTCAATCCATAGACAAAAAACTGTTTTCAAAAAAATACATAAATTCAACCATTCTGAAAGTTACTGACTGGCAACTCAAGAATCCGAAACACAATCCGCGTGATTGGACAAACGGGGCTTTTTATGCCGGGGTATTTGCTGCCTGGGAAACCACCAGATCAAAGGATATTTACCAGGCCATGATGAATATGGGCAATGAAGTAAAATGGCAACCCTACAGGCGTTGGTACCATGCTGATGATATTGCTATCTGCCAGATGTACATCGATATGTACCGTATCGAAAAAAAGCAGGAAATGATTCAACCTACCATAGATACCCTGCAGCTTTTCCTGGACAGGCCTTATCCGACAAAGGGCAAAGTGGATGTCATTAAATGGTGGTGGTGCGATGCATTGTTCATGGCTCCTCCCGTATTGGTAAAATTGGGTATCACCACAGGAAATGATGAGTACCTGAAGAAAAATGACGAATACTTTAAAGAGTGTTATGATTTATTGTACAACAAAGAAGAGGATTTATTTGCCCGTGACCTGAATTATGTGATCAAAAATGACGGGAAAGACAGGTGGGAAGCCAATGGCAAAAAGATATTCTGGTCACGCGGGAATGGCTGGGTTATGGGTGGATTGGCACGTATACTTGCCGAACTTCCTAAAGATTATCCCCAACGGCCTTTTTACGAAAACCTGTTTAAAGAAATGGCAGCTAAGTTGATATCCATACAACAGCCTGACGGGCTGTGGCGGGCCAGTTTGCTCGATCCTGATTCATATCCGGGAGGTGAAGTCAGCGGTTCCGGATTCTTTTGCTATGCATTGGCATGGGGGATCAATAACAAGTTGTTGGATAAAGCCACCTATCTGCCTGCTGTAGAAAGAGCCTGGGTCGCCCTTAACAGTTGTGTCAATGAAGAAGGCAGGGTTGGTTGGGTACAACCGATCGGCGGTGATCCCCGTAGAAATTTCAAAGCCGAAAGTTGGGAAGTATACGGAACCGGAGCTTTCCTGTTGGCAGCGAGTGAAGTGATCAAACTGAAACGATAGATTTCAATCATTTATTAAAATATTTATTCGTTCGAAAACCATGAAAATATATCATAATTTATT of the Bacteroidales bacterium genome contains:
- a CDS encoding glycoside hydrolase family 88 protein is translated as MKKIILSVLFLSIVFTCFPQSIDKKLFSKKYINSTILKVTDWQLKNPKHNPRDWTNGAFYAGVFAAWETTRSKDIYQAMMNMGNEVKWQPYRRWYHADDIAICQMYIDMYRIEKKQEMIQPTIDTLQLFLDRPYPTKGKVDVIKWWWCDALFMAPPVLVKLGITTGNDEYLKKNDEYFKECYDLLYNKEEDLFARDLNYVIKNDGKDRWEANGKKIFWSRGNGWVMGGLARILAELPKDYPQRPFYENLFKEMAAKLISIQQPDGLWRASLLDPDSYPGGEVSGSGFFCYALAWGINNKLLDKATYLPAVERAWVALNSCVNEEGRVGWVQPIGGDPRRNFKAESWEVYGTGAFLLAASEVIKLKR